A single Natranaerobius thermophilus JW/NM-WN-LF DNA region contains:
- the nhaC gene encoding Na+/H+ antiporter NhaC, whose product MNKEHGRSPSFLEALIGLILIITVIVGTIRIELVLETPLVLGSVTAALFGLYLGYSWDSIQEGMIDGIRNGLIACLILIIVGMVVGTWILGGTIQTLIYYGLQFLSPTIFLPATFLLCAITSLFIGSSFGTIATMGLVLLGVGGGLGIPAGMTAGAIASGAIFGDKMSPLSDSTNLASAMTGANLFDHIGSMLWVTAPATIISLILYTIIGLGQSGGAVDLQEVNTILETLQSNFNITLLTLIPPVLVLILSIKKVPALATLMISFFAGSLIAVITQGASLSSIITVSASGYEASTGVEFVDELLTHGGINMMMGTVAMILAGTAMGGILERCGVLKVLLNGMLQYVKTPRGLILSTLASAYIMLLASAEMMVSIIVPGRTFQPAYNDMNVELSVLSRTLESAATLGCIALPWGVASVYLQGVLDVGFEFIPYTFISFLAPVIVIIYAVTNTGFGHGKKLERH is encoded by the coding sequence ATGAATAAGGAGCATGGGAGGTCCCCGTCATTTTTAGAAGCTCTTATCGGTCTAATTTTAATAATTACAGTGATAGTGGGAACTATTAGAATCGAACTTGTTTTAGAGACGCCACTGGTATTAGGTTCAGTTACAGCAGCTTTATTTGGCTTGTATTTGGGTTATAGTTGGGACAGTATTCAGGAAGGCATGATAGATGGTATTAGAAACGGATTGATTGCCTGTTTAATTTTAATCATAGTCGGGATGGTAGTCGGGACTTGGATTCTTGGAGGCACAATTCAAACCTTAATTTACTATGGTTTACAGTTCTTATCACCGACGATTTTTTTGCCGGCAACGTTTTTATTATGTGCTATCACTTCTCTATTTATAGGAAGTTCCTTTGGAACTATTGCAACTATGGGATTGGTTCTTTTAGGAGTAGGTGGAGGACTTGGTATCCCAGCGGGAATGACTGCAGGTGCCATCGCATCTGGCGCAATTTTTGGTGATAAAATGAGTCCATTATCGGATTCAACGAATTTAGCATCAGCAATGACTGGAGCAAATCTATTTGATCATATTGGGTCAATGTTGTGGGTGACAGCTCCTGCCACAATTATTTCCTTGATCCTATATACTATTATTGGTCTGGGTCAAAGTGGAGGAGCAGTAGACTTACAGGAAGTAAATACGATTTTGGAAACTTTACAATCCAATTTTAATATTACACTTTTAACTTTAATTCCACCTGTGTTAGTATTGATACTTTCAATTAAAAAAGTACCAGCTCTAGCTACTCTTATGATCAGCTTTTTCGCTGGTTCTTTAATAGCGGTGATTACCCAGGGAGCAAGTTTGAGTTCTATCATTACAGTCTCTGCTTCAGGTTATGAAGCAAGTACAGGAGTAGAATTTGTAGATGAATTATTAACCCATGGTGGCATTAATATGATGATGGGTACCGTAGCTATGATTTTGGCAGGAACTGCCATGGGCGGTATATTAGAACGGTGTGGTGTTTTAAAAGTATTACTCAATGGAATGCTTCAATATGTAAAAACACCCAGGGGATTAATTTTATCAACACTGGCTTCGGCTTATATTATGTTACTTGCATCAGCGGAAATGATGGTATCGATTATTGTACCTGGAAGAACTTTTCAGCCTGCTTATAATGATATGAATGTGGAATTGAGTGTCTTGTCAAGAACCCTGGAAAGTGCAGCTACTTTAGGATGTATAGCCCTACCTTGGGGAGTTGCATCTGTTTATTTACAAGGAGTATTAGATGTGGGTTTTGAGTTTATTCCCTATACCTTTATAAGCTTTTTAGCACCCGTCATTGTCATAATTTATGCAGTCACTAATACAGGTTTTGGTCATGGTAAGAAACTGGAGAGACATTAA
- the ychF gene encoding redox-regulated ATPase YchF, whose product MQIGIVGLPNVGKSTLFNAITQAGADSANFPFCTIDPNIGVVDVPDGRLEKLTELVNPKKTTPTAIEFVDIAGLVKGASKGEGLGNQFLSNIREVDAIVHVVRCFESQDITHVDGSIDPIRDIETINLELVFSDLELVERRIEKTEKLMKSGGKEYQKEHNLLKRLQETLSEGRSARSLTFTNEEKEILKSMPLLSTKPILYVANVGEEDLIGDSNDLVKQVEEYAREEGSEVIKVCASIESEIAELDDDEKDEFLNEIGLEEPGLNRVIKAGYKLLGLITFFTAGEKEVRAWTVKEGATAPQAAGKIHSDLERGFIRAEVITFDDILKYESYAKARENGVLRLEGKDYIVKDGDVTHFRFNV is encoded by the coding sequence ATGCAAATAGGTATTGTAGGACTTCCCAATGTAGGAAAATCGACTCTCTTTAATGCAATTACTCAAGCAGGTGCTGATTCGGCTAATTTTCCCTTTTGCACCATTGATCCGAATATAGGAGTTGTTGATGTACCCGATGGACGGCTTGAAAAATTAACAGAACTTGTTAATCCTAAAAAGACCACTCCTACGGCAATTGAATTCGTCGATATTGCGGGGCTGGTAAAAGGCGCAAGTAAAGGAGAGGGTTTAGGAAATCAATTTCTGTCTAATATCCGTGAAGTGGATGCCATTGTCCACGTAGTGAGATGTTTTGAATCCCAGGACATAACTCATGTTGATGGTTCTATAGATCCCATTAGGGATATTGAAACTATAAACCTAGAATTAGTTTTTTCCGATTTAGAATTGGTTGAAAGGCGAATAGAAAAAACGGAGAAATTAATGAAATCTGGCGGTAAAGAGTATCAAAAAGAACACAATCTATTAAAACGTTTACAAGAAACTTTAAGTGAAGGACGTTCTGCAAGAAGTTTGACTTTTACTAACGAAGAAAAAGAAATTTTGAAATCCATGCCTTTATTATCGACAAAACCAATTTTATACGTTGCCAATGTAGGAGAAGAAGATTTGATTGGAGATTCCAATGATTTAGTAAAACAAGTAGAGGAATATGCTCGGGAAGAAGGTTCGGAAGTAATCAAAGTTTGTGCTAGTATTGAATCAGAGATAGCAGAACTAGATGATGATGAAAAAGACGAATTCTTGAATGAAATTGGCCTTGAAGAGCCAGGTTTAAATAGAGTTATTAAAGCTGGGTATAAATTGTTGGGTTTGATAACGTTTTTTACAGCGGGAGAAAAAGAAGTGAGAGCTTGGACGGTGAAAGAAGGGGCCACAGCACCACAGGCTGCTGGAAAAATCCATAGTGATTTAGAACGAGGATTTATTAGAGCAGAAGTTATAACTTTTGATGATATTCTAAAATACGAAAGCTATGCAAAAGCAAGAGAAAATGGTGTCTTAAGACTAGAGGGTAAAGACTATATAGTCAAGGACGGAGATGTGACCCACTTTAGGTTTAATGTATAG
- a CDS encoding YaiI/YqxD family protein, translating into MKILVDADSCPVKDIVFQVAREYSVKVVVVKDLSHEIDSNYAEVITADQGRDSVDLIIVNNTDKGDIVITQDYGLASLALTKQAIVLHPNGWKFTEENIDGLLLNRHINQQIRQRNGRHTKTPKRKSKDDNNFKNLLKEIIVQMKSS; encoded by the coding sequence ATGAAAATTTTAGTAGATGCAGATAGTTGTCCTGTGAAAGATATAGTATTTCAAGTAGCTCGCGAGTATTCGGTCAAAGTGGTTGTGGTAAAAGATCTCTCCCATGAAATTGATAGTAATTATGCCGAAGTTATTACTGCTGACCAGGGAAGAGATTCTGTAGATCTGATTATTGTTAACAATACGGACAAAGGAGATATTGTTATAACTCAAGATTACGGCCTGGCAAGTTTAGCATTGACCAAACAAGCAATTGTTCTTCATCCCAACGGATGGAAATTTACGGAGGAAAATATTGATGGCTTACTACTCAACAGACATATCAACCAACAGATTCGTCAACGAAATGGCAGACACACAAAAACACCTAAACGAAAGTCAAAGGATGATAACAACTTTAAAAACTTATTAAAAGAGATAATAGTTCAGATGAAGAGTTCATGA
- a CDS encoding MFS transporter has product MKGVEPVKGLGGYSWVLENRLFYWFWLAKAISSLGAVFFRLTILITITEMTDSAMALGLVLGVQALPSLFMSPLAGVLVDRLNKKIVLIVLDILRASLMLLAIFIVNDLIPVIIIVAIMGVCTTVRQATDMAILPALVEQKDYMAATGLLRGTLQIMQLVGPGIAGILIDIFGLQTVFGVNSLAFLFSGLFLLFLPIFLEQDSRETFNLKKEITEGLVAIKGSRVLISMLALYCAVSIFAGGTGVLMVDYIQNILQASPYQLGVVQSVLALGAILANLVAGYFGNQAPRFHLLLGATFGIGIVNLIFFTDPGMIILGIWAFIIGACDGMNEAPFYSLIIDYSPDEVRGRIMSFVNALIRLTAIISLGLAGIFAGWFGSANVIGASGIILLLLGMVILMGDGRKVLSRKDEQLDSR; this is encoded by the coding sequence ATGAAAGGTGTTGAGCCTGTGAAAGGTTTAGGTGGCTATAGCTGGGTACTTGAGAACAGGTTGTTTTACTGGTTTTGGTTGGCTAAGGCCATAAGTTCATTGGGAGCAGTATTTTTTAGACTGACAATTTTAATTACTATTACAGAAATGACCGATTCGGCCATGGCATTAGGTTTGGTTTTAGGTGTTCAGGCACTGCCCTCCTTATTTATGTCTCCTCTAGCCGGAGTATTGGTAGATCGCTTAAACAAAAAAATAGTTTTAATAGTTCTCGATATCTTAAGAGCATCTTTAATGCTTTTGGCAATTTTCATAGTAAATGATCTGATACCTGTGATAATAATAGTTGCCATAATGGGTGTATGTACAACAGTTAGACAGGCGACAGATATGGCAATACTTCCGGCTTTGGTTGAACAAAAAGATTATATGGCAGCTACAGGTCTGTTACGTGGAACATTACAAATTATGCAGTTAGTTGGCCCAGGGATAGCCGGTATACTTATAGATATATTTGGACTGCAAACTGTTTTTGGTGTTAACTCTCTGGCATTTCTTTTTTCTGGTTTGTTTTTATTGTTTTTGCCTATATTTTTAGAGCAGGATTCTCGGGAAACATTTAATTTGAAAAAAGAAATAACAGAAGGTCTAGTAGCTATTAAGGGTTCTCGAGTTTTGATTAGTATGTTGGCTTTATACTGCGCTGTCAGTATCTTTGCCGGAGGAACAGGAGTACTAATGGTAGATTATATTCAAAATATCCTACAGGCAAGTCCCTATCAACTAGGAGTCGTACAAAGCGTCTTGGCTTTAGGAGCTATTTTAGCTAATCTGGTAGCTGGTTACTTCGGTAATCAGGCTCCGCGGTTTCATTTGCTGTTGGGAGCAACTTTTGGAATTGGTATTGTTAATTTAATTTTCTTTACTGATCCAGGTATGATTATTTTAGGAATCTGGGCTTTTATTATAGGAGCTTGTGATGGTATGAATGAAGCGCCGTTCTATAGTCTCATTATTGATTATTCGCCAGATGAAGTAAGAGGTCGTATCATGAGTTTTGTCAATGCTTTAATACGACTAACAGCTATTATCAGTTTAGGATTAGCAGGAATATTTGCAGGATGGTTTGGATCAGCCAATGTTATCGGGGCAAGTGGTATAATTCTATTATTACTTGGAATGGTTATTTTAATGGGTGATGGACGAAAAGTACTATCTAGGAAGGATGAACAGTTAGATTCTAGATGA
- a CDS encoding aminopeptidase, which produces MKDYQLLNNPEAIKALGHPLRMKIIDLLTQKKASVGQISQELDLAHAKAFYHVKELKKLGLIELVDTRMIQGIQEKYYQAVAQTFFLGQSLGQGPSESIDNASQAVQGSLREWRRRQILNVDLENLAQKVITDVLALKPGEKVLFSGEAEVMDFCHAMTVSCRKAGGEGMVHNIDLETFATMISETPLEILKETPPLTEALYRELDYWVVFVPLIPEDYLKEVSLEKIETLKKVDAQLHYKYCTDLKTVFVAYPLPQLSHRYLVDYQVLYDAFWKGMNVSRQRIKNEAKNIEEILKTGKTYSIWNELGTHLQFKLKADSQPALDSELFQDKKNGGEITLPEGVIFSFLDEETVSGQIVVPRKEFRGKLIYNLKIFIESGHVTAIEDSSSCPEGLLQYLKEMPDLKKVTALGIGVNPEIQGDELPENLLLRSPGQFQVILGDNSRLGGTARASTWLSMPIGRVEIEQTDGSFA; this is translated from the coding sequence TTGAAAGACTATCAGCTATTAAACAATCCAGAAGCAATTAAAGCATTAGGTCATCCCCTTCGAATGAAAATAATTGATTTACTAACTCAAAAAAAGGCTTCAGTTGGACAGATTTCTCAGGAACTTGATCTGGCTCATGCTAAAGCTTTTTACCATGTAAAAGAACTCAAAAAGCTAGGTTTGATAGAACTAGTAGATACCAGAATGATTCAAGGTATTCAGGAAAAATATTATCAAGCCGTTGCGCAAACTTTTTTCTTAGGGCAATCCTTGGGTCAGGGTCCCTCTGAAAGCATTGACAATGCTAGTCAGGCAGTTCAAGGAAGTTTAAGAGAATGGCGGAGAAGGCAGATATTAAACGTTGATTTAGAAAATCTGGCTCAGAAGGTTATAACAGACGTATTGGCACTTAAACCCGGGGAAAAAGTACTTTTTAGTGGTGAAGCGGAAGTGATGGATTTTTGTCACGCTATGACTGTGAGTTGCCGTAAAGCAGGAGGAGAAGGAATGGTCCATAATATTGATTTAGAAACATTTGCAACCATGATATCTGAAACACCATTGGAAATATTGAAGGAAACCCCACCTTTAACCGAAGCTTTATACCGAGAGTTAGATTACTGGGTTGTTTTTGTACCTTTAATACCAGAAGATTATTTGAAAGAAGTATCCTTAGAGAAAATAGAAACTTTAAAAAAAGTAGATGCTCAATTACATTATAAATATTGTACCGATTTAAAAACCGTCTTTGTCGCTTATCCTTTACCACAGCTTTCGCATCGTTATTTAGTAGATTATCAAGTTTTATATGATGCCTTTTGGAAAGGCATGAACGTCAGTAGGCAAAGAATAAAAAATGAAGCTAAAAATATTGAAGAAATTTTAAAAACTGGAAAAACATACTCAATTTGGAATGAACTAGGTACACATTTACAATTTAAACTTAAAGCTGATTCACAACCAGCTTTAGATAGCGAGTTATTTCAGGATAAAAAAAATGGCGGTGAAATAACCTTACCTGAAGGTGTTATCTTTTCATTTCTTGATGAAGAAACAGTATCTGGTCAGATTGTAGTGCCGCGTAAAGAGTTTCGGGGAAAGCTAATTTATAATCTTAAAATATTTATTGAGAGCGGTCATGTAACAGCCATTGAAGATTCGTCTTCTTGTCCTGAAGGTTTACTACAATACTTAAAAGAAATGCCTGATTTAAAAAAGGTGACCGCTTTAGGCATTGGTGTTAATCCAGAAATACAAGGTGATGAGTTACCAGAAAACTTATTACTTAGAAGTCCAGGGCAATTCCAGGTTATTTTAGGAGATAACTCCAGACTTGGAGGGACAGCCAGGGCATCCACCTGGTTGTCTATGCCTATTGGTAGAGTGGAAATAGAACAAACAGACGGATCCTTCGCATAA
- a CDS encoding thioesterase family protein — MQVGDRNEIVKEVSKEFSAKEFGSGSVDVLATPAMIAFMEEAALKLVDSQLDEDRATVGSLVNVKHLAPTPVGDKVKVNAVLKEVDGKRLVFEVTAHDSNNKIGEGEHERFIINLSKFMNKLS; from the coding sequence ATGCAAGTCGGTGACAGAAATGAAATAGTCAAGGAAGTAAGTAAAGAATTTTCAGCCAAGGAATTTGGAAGTGGTTCGGTAGATGTTTTAGCCACACCTGCCATGATAGCCTTTATGGAGGAAGCTGCTTTAAAGCTTGTAGATTCTCAACTAGATGAAGACAGGGCTACGGTGGGTTCTTTAGTAAATGTTAAACACTTGGCGCCTACTCCTGTGGGAGATAAAGTTAAGGTTAATGCCGTTCTCAAAGAAGTTGATGGTAAAAGATTGGTTTTTGAAGTAACTGCTCATGACAGCAACAATAAAATCGGGGAAGGTGAGCATGAGCGTTTTATCATTAATCTATCCAAATTCATGAATAAACTGAGCTAA
- a CDS encoding hybrid sensor histidine kinase/response regulator produces the protein MVDNRPIATYVSQNIKNILGYDPDKFLGKMDYFWKKLIHPEDIDNIKIVGQIGEEIINEYRVKDRRGEYHWIYSQHKIMENDECGLEAIGSFWDITERKQAEEQQRMIDKIDTTALMAGGIAHDFNNILTICKGNVSLAKFYLKSLGDKPLKTIKLLEDAEQSFDQAGYLTHQLLTLSKGDSPVLKATSLKNLLTESVYFALRGSKVDCQWEIEENLYPVEVDEGQINQVINNLVINAIQSMPEGGTLTVRAQNITFHGQNPKIPLEKGAYVKVSFADQGCGISDEVIEKIFDPYFSTKKHGRGLGLATSFSIINKHGGYITVDSKEGVGTTFHIYLRASTKKMVKEESNIPKEIYNSMQTNKKVLIMDDKDKVRRVFYELLTSMGFDVTCTRNGEEAVNIYKQANKSFDIVFLDLTVPGGMGGKETIKKLKAMDPSVTAIAASGYSEDPIHLNYSDYGFAAAITKPFSMAELHKVLHSVIC, from the coding sequence TTGGTTGATAATAGACCAATAGCAACTTATGTAAGCCAAAATATTAAAAATATTCTCGGTTATGATCCCGACAAATTTTTGGGAAAAATGGACTATTTTTGGAAAAAATTAATCCACCCCGAAGACATAGACAATATAAAAATAGTAGGTCAGATCGGTGAAGAAATTATTAATGAATATAGAGTGAAAGATCGTAGAGGTGAATATCATTGGATTTACTCTCAACATAAAATTATGGAAAATGATGAATGTGGGTTAGAGGCAATCGGATCTTTTTGGGACATTACCGAGCGCAAACAGGCTGAAGAACAACAGCGGATGATAGATAAAATTGACACAACTGCATTAATGGCAGGTGGGATTGCCCATGACTTTAACAATATCCTTACTATCTGTAAAGGGAATGTATCTTTAGCTAAATTTTATTTAAAATCATTAGGAGACAAACCTTTAAAAACAATCAAGTTGTTAGAAGATGCCGAACAAAGCTTTGATCAGGCGGGATATTTAACTCATCAACTATTGACATTGTCTAAAGGTGATTCACCTGTATTAAAAGCAACCAGTCTAAAAAATTTATTGACTGAGTCGGTTTATTTTGCATTAAGAGGATCAAAAGTAGACTGTCAATGGGAAATAGAAGAGAATTTATATCCTGTGGAAGTTGACGAAGGACAAATAAATCAAGTAATCAATAACCTAGTTATCAATGCTATTCAATCTATGCCTGAAGGAGGCACCTTAACTGTCAGAGCACAGAATATTACTTTCCATGGACAGAATCCCAAGATTCCCTTAGAAAAAGGAGCTTATGTTAAAGTATCATTTGCAGATCAGGGGTGCGGGATATCAGATGAAGTTATTGAAAAAATATTTGATCCATATTTTTCAACTAAGAAACATGGTCGTGGTTTAGGCTTGGCTACTAGTTTTTCAATAATAAATAAGCATGGAGGTTACATAACTGTAGATTCGAAAGAAGGAGTAGGAACAACTTTTCATATTTATTTACGAGCTTCTACTAAAAAGATGGTTAAAGAGGAAAGCAATATCCCCAAGGAGATTTATAATAGTATGCAAACAAATAAAAAAGTTCTCATAATGGATGATAAAGATAAAGTACGGCGGGTTTTTTACGAATTACTAACATCTATGGGATTTGATGTAACATGTACACGAAATGGGGAAGAAGCTGTAAACATATATAAGCAAGCAAATAAATCATTTGATATTGTCTTTTTGGACCTGACAGTTCCTGGTGGCATGGGTGGTAAGGAAACTATTAAAAAACTTAAGGCCATGGACCCAAGTGTAACTGCAATAGCCGCTAGTGGTTACAGTGAAGATCCGATACATTTAAATTATTCAGATTATGGTTTTGCGGCCGCCATAACCAAACCCTTCAGTATGGCAGAATTACATAAAGTATTACATTCAGTGATATGTTAA
- a CDS encoding PAS domain-containing protein yields MPEVTEEEEHYSKSELLGEYETVFEHSYDAIFFVSVEKNGTFCYLKNNKKHQNLTGISLEELRGKTPYQLFEKEQADYIVSKFLTCCQLKDTINFQESLEFPTGKGTFQTILSPILKDGEVVRIVGIGRDITNQRQSQEGLWSSEKKLSTYLDKAPIGVFIINSLGNFIEINQKICTMTGYSKKDLLELSLIDITTSDNYNFNTKVFNNLINDGQVDEFFEINHKNGNKLWLHFQASKIDNDQYICFVGDITKLKESEKSLKKTRKIFNHFLDAIEDGFWYWDIQTGEFFLSDNFYSMLGYEPNELKLNYNDWHKLIHPDDLESVKKEISQKLLREKEGANIEFRAKTKSGSYKWINGKGNVVEFDNNRVPIKAAGIQIDINARKEYEELYKSIVNAAKTVSLIVTDLNGIIREFSPGAEAIFGYTRDEMIGKHVRKIIVSSDLKKIPDFLNKLKREREGFTFETERIRKSGERFPVRLTLQPLFDNEGNFHGTLAIIVDISDLKETEKRLRKSEQRFILLFLKLQQLFIHLNWLIIDQ; encoded by the coding sequence ATTCCTGAGGTAACAGAAGAAGAGGAACATTATAGTAAAAGTGAGTTACTTGGGGAGTATGAAACCGTTTTTGAGCACTCATATGATGCTATATTTTTTGTGAGTGTAGAGAAAAATGGAACTTTTTGTTACTTAAAAAACAATAAGAAGCATCAAAATTTAACTGGAATATCTTTAGAGGAACTTCGAGGAAAAACTCCTTATCAACTTTTTGAAAAAGAACAGGCAGACTATATAGTAAGTAAGTTTTTAACATGTTGTCAGCTTAAAGATACAATTAACTTCCAAGAGAGTTTAGAATTCCCCACAGGTAAGGGTACTTTTCAGACAATCTTATCGCCAATATTAAAAGACGGAGAAGTAGTTAGAATTGTGGGAATTGGACGTGACATTACAAATCAAAGACAAAGTCAGGAAGGTTTATGGTCCAGTGAGAAAAAACTCAGTACATACCTTGATAAAGCACCTATTGGAGTATTTATTATCAATAGTCTAGGGAATTTTATTGAAATAAATCAAAAAATTTGTACAATGACGGGATATTCAAAGAAAGATTTACTGGAACTATCTCTTATAGATATTACGACATCAGATAATTATAATTTTAATACAAAAGTATTTAACAATCTAATTAATGATGGTCAAGTAGATGAATTTTTTGAAATTAACCATAAAAATGGAAATAAATTATGGTTACATTTTCAGGCTTCCAAAATTGATAATGACCAATATATCTGCTTTGTTGGTGATATCACAAAATTAAAAGAATCAGAAAAGAGCTTGAAGAAAACTCGTAAAATCTTTAATCATTTCCTGGATGCTATTGAAGATGGGTTTTGGTATTGGGATATACAGACTGGAGAATTTTTTTTAAGTGACAATTTTTATTCTATGTTGGGATACGAGCCCAATGAATTGAAATTAAACTATAATGACTGGCATAAGTTAATCCATCCTGATGATTTAGAATCGGTAAAGAAAGAGATTTCACAGAAACTTCTAAGGGAAAAAGAAGGGGCTAATATTGAATTTCGAGCAAAAACAAAATCGGGTAGCTATAAGTGGATTAATGGTAAAGGAAATGTAGTAGAGTTTGATAATAATAGAGTCCCTATAAAAGCAGCAGGTATTCAGATTGATATTAATGCAAGAAAAGAATACGAGGAATTATACAAATCAATTGTAAATGCAGCCAAAACAGTTTCCTTGATAGTTACTGATCTTAATGGGATTATCAGAGAGTTCAGTCCCGGAGCTGAAGCTATCTTTGGTTATACAAGGGATGAAATGATTGGTAAGCATGTTAGAAAAATAATAGTGTCTTCTGATTTAAAGAAAATTCCAGACTTTTTAAACAAATTAAAGCGGGAACGAGAAGGATTTACCTTTGAAACTGAACGGATAAGAAAATCCGGTGAAAGATTTCCTGTTCGCCTGACACTGCAACCTTTATTCGATAATGAAGGTAATTTTCATGGTACTTTGGCAATCATTGTAGACATTTCAGATTTAAAAGAAACGGAGAAAAGACTTCGAAAGAGTGAGCAGCGCTTTATACTCTTATTTCTCAAACTCCAGCAGTTATTTATTCATTTAAATTGGTTGATAATAGACCAATAG
- a CDS encoding DUF1576 domain-containing protein, protein MLAFIIMGFIVGFEHSLLVDLYEIVKAPSVLITDYFVVGGLGAAMVNAGLVGLIGILLTKVSKVKVKGPIIAAIFTMAGFSFLGKNIINIWPVFLGVYLYSLTQKEGLNNYILNALFGTALAPLVSSISITSDLGVTGGIIGGVIAGFIVPPLAGHLLATHQGLNLYNIGFTAGFIGTLFTGIFRGIGNAKELVTYWGEGYNDIVFPFLMVYLGSMIILGLFLTRGKLKNYIEIHELSGALVTDTVTHKGLGSSLINMGVVGFLGMSYVLLIGGELNGGALTGIFTIVGFGAFGKHIKNMLPLMLGAYLSLYLFQWNPTEPGPVLGVLFATTLAPISGTLGPLLGMLAGFLHMSMVMNTGYLHGGLNLYNNGFAGGIVATMMIGVIKNYQNDFE, encoded by the coding sequence ATGCTAGCCTTTATAATTATGGGATTTATAGTCGGTTTTGAACACAGTTTGTTAGTTGATTTGTACGAAATAGTTAAAGCCCCTTCTGTTTTAATTACTGATTACTTTGTAGTTGGTGGTTTAGGAGCTGCAATGGTTAATGCTGGGCTTGTAGGTTTGATAGGGATTTTACTGACCAAAGTTTCTAAAGTTAAAGTAAAAGGACCAATTATTGCAGCTATTTTTACAATGGCGGGATTTTCATTTTTGGGAAAAAATATAATAAATATTTGGCCCGTGTTTTTGGGTGTCTATTTATACTCTTTAACTCAAAAAGAAGGGTTAAATAACTATATTTTAAATGCTTTATTTGGAACTGCTTTAGCTCCTTTGGTTTCTAGTATTTCAATTACTTCAGATTTAGGTGTCACCGGAGGAATCATTGGAGGTGTGATAGCAGGATTTATAGTTCCGCCCTTAGCAGGACATCTCTTAGCAACCCATCAGGGGTTGAATCTCTATAATATTGGCTTTACTGCAGGTTTTATCGGAACTCTTTTCACTGGAATTTTCAGGGGTATTGGAAATGCAAAAGAACTAGTCACATACTGGGGCGAAGGCTATAATGACATTGTCTTTCCATTTTTGATGGTTTATTTAGGATCTATGATTATTCTCGGTTTATTTTTAACAAGAGGTAAACTCAAAAATTACATTGAAATTCATGAGTTGAGTGGCGCCTTAGTTACAGATACGGTCACTCATAAGGGATTAGGTTCTTCTTTGATAAATATGGGAGTTGTAGGATTTTTGGGAATGAGTTATGTATTACTAATTGGTGGAGAACTGAATGGTGGTGCCTTAACTGGAATATTTACCATAGTTGGCTTCGGAGCCTTTGGAAAGCATATAAAAAATATGCTCCCATTAATGTTAGGAGCTTATCTATCTTTATACTTATTCCAGTGGAATCCGACAGAACCCGGACCAGTCTTAGGAGTATTATTCGCTACCACACTAGCTCCCATCTCTGGGACTCTTGGTCCACTCCTTGGAATGTTAGCAGGGTTTTTGCACATGTCAATGGTTATGAACACAGGATATTTGCACGGTGGACTTAACCTTTATAACAACGGTTTTGCTGGTGGTATAGTAGCAACTATGATGATCGGTGTTATTAAAAATTACCAGAATGACTTTGAATAA